One genomic segment of Alicycliphilus denitrificans K601 includes these proteins:
- a CDS encoding NAD(P)H-quinone oxidoreductase, with protein MQAVEISAFGPPEGLCLAERPLPQPGAGELLIRVAASGVNRPDVLQRKGHYAPPPGVSDLPGLEVAGVVESGDAAAMAQAGIRVGDRVCALVAGGGYAAYCVAPVAQCLPVPEGLSDVEAASLPETFFTVWSNVFDRARLQAGETLLVQGGSSGIGVTAIQLARARGATVIVTAGTDEKCAACLALGAHHAINYKSQDFVAEAQRITEGRGVDVVLDMVAGPYVAREVECLAEDGRVVIIAVQGGVKAEFNAALVLRKRLTITGSTLRPRPVAFKAAIAKALREQVWPLLASGAVKPVIHSTFAAADAAQAHALMESNQHVGKIVLTWTT; from the coding sequence ATGCAAGCGGTAGAAATCTCAGCGTTCGGCCCGCCCGAAGGGCTGTGCCTTGCCGAACGCCCGCTGCCGCAGCCCGGTGCGGGCGAGCTGCTGATCCGCGTCGCGGCCAGTGGCGTGAACCGTCCCGACGTGCTGCAGCGCAAGGGGCATTACGCACCGCCGCCGGGCGTGTCCGACCTGCCGGGCCTGGAGGTGGCCGGCGTGGTGGAGTCCGGCGATGCCGCCGCCATGGCGCAGGCGGGCATCCGCGTGGGCGATCGCGTCTGCGCACTGGTCGCCGGCGGCGGCTACGCCGCGTACTGCGTGGCCCCCGTGGCGCAATGCCTGCCGGTGCCCGAGGGGCTGAGCGATGTGGAGGCGGCCTCGCTGCCCGAGACGTTTTTCACCGTGTGGAGCAACGTGTTCGACCGCGCGCGCCTGCAGGCGGGCGAGACCCTGCTGGTGCAGGGCGGCAGCAGCGGCATCGGCGTCACGGCCATCCAGCTGGCGCGCGCGCGCGGCGCCACGGTCATCGTCACCGCGGGCACGGACGAGAAATGCGCAGCCTGCCTGGCGCTGGGCGCGCACCACGCCATTAACTACAAATCGCAGGACTTCGTGGCCGAAGCGCAGCGCATCACCGAAGGGCGGGGCGTGGACGTGGTGCTCGACATGGTGGCGGGCCCGTACGTGGCGCGCGAGGTGGAATGCCTGGCCGAGGACGGGCGCGTGGTCATCATCGCCGTGCAGGGTGGGGTGAAGGCCGAATTCAACGCCGCCCTGGTGCTGCGCAAGCGCCTGACCATCACGGGCTCCACGCTGCGCCCCCGCCCCGTGGCCTTCAAGGCGGCGATCGCCAAGGCCCTGCGCGAGCAGGTCTGGCCGCTGCTGGCGTCGGGCGCGGTGAAGCCGGTCATCCACAGCACGTTCGCTGCGGCCGATGCGGCCCAGGCGCACGCGCTGATGGAGTCCAACCAACATGTGGGCAAGATTGTTTTGACATGGACGACATGA